From Rhododendron vialii isolate Sample 1 chromosome 7a, ASM3025357v1:
tttcttcttgCTTACAAGTTACAAGAGAGAGGACAGATAACCAATGTGGTACGAGCACAGGGATTGGTGATGCAGCAAAAAGATTAGGAAAGCCCCGTCAAAACAGGAGGAGAAGACATTTGGAGCTGAAATTGTCGAGATCCTCCTACTTTATGTAGTGCTGGTATGATATCTAGCGATATTTCTTTCCATTTAATAGCATGGTTTGGTGCATGAGGTCTCtatgaatgatattttcttaGGTTTAGATCCTGAAAAATGATGGTAGAGATTACCATTTGATTTTTACACTTGCTACTTCGGCCATAACAGTAGATAATGTGGTCAAAACGTTTACATTAGGTGTGCTGAGAAATCAGGGAAACTAATTGAAATTGAAGCAGCTGAGAGGACACATTTGGTCTATTCTTGCCTGTGTGTATATGGAAGAGAAAGCAAACAGCGGGAGTTTGAAGTAAATAAATGGTGGGAAATCATGGAAAGTGAGGGGTCCTAGGTCATTTAAGTGTTTTATTGTGTGTGTGAATATTCTTTATCTGACCCTTAACACGGAGTTACTCGGTAAGATACCATGCCATATATGTGGCATTTGCTCTGTATGATTATTATCTTTACACACCATTTCTCGTAATTTGTGCTTATTTCAGGTCGTATTCTAGCAGAGACTAAAGTAAGGCCGGAAATCTTAAACTGGCCGAAGGAACCTATGAATAAATGAAGCTGCTAAGGGTCCTGCTGGATAACAGATCTTATAGAGCAATGGTTATGGCCTATGTAAGGGCTGGAATGCTTGACCAAGGAGAGTTTTTACTTAGAGAAATGGCAACCCAGGATATATATGCCAGGAGAGGTTTACAAAGCATTGCTAAGAGCATATTCCATGACTGGTGATAGTGAAGGAGCTCAGAGGGTGTTTGATGCTATTCAGTTCGCAGGGATCATTCCCGATGTCAAGCTGTTTGGTCTCCTCATAAATGCTTATCTTGTGGCAGGTGAACGTCAAAAAGGCTTATCTTGCATTTGAAAGTCTGAGACAGGCTGGTTTTGAACCCAGTGATAAATGCGTTGCTCTGATTTTGATTGCttatgaaacaaaaaacaagctTAACAAGGCGCTGGACCTTCTGATGGAGTTGGAGAGAGATGGTATTGTGGTTGGGAAAGAAGCTTTGGAAGTACTAGTTCGGTGGTTTTGGAAGTTGGGGGTGGTGGAAGAAGTCGAGCTTGTGCTGGGAGAATATGCCTCAAAGCAAGTCAATTGCACGTGACCTACTTTCTAGCTCAAGTTCAAGCTTTCTCTTGGTCTCCCTCCATAACTTGGCTTTCTTGGAGATCATAATtgctaatctctctctctctctctccagttaCTGGACTGGTAGTGCTAGAAGGGGACAGGGGTGTTGGTGATCTAAAGCTGCAGGTACTAATTATATTCCTGATACGAATCATACGATAGGGTTTTGGTCTTTGGTACAGATACTTTTGgtcaaaaccattcttgattcTTGATACCAGGCATCTGACGAGGGGAAGATGGTTAGTTTTTGCTTGCAACCTGTGAAATTTTTTGACATTTACTAGCAGAGGAATGCCTTTAGATCACCCAAGatggttagttttttttatgtCCTAATAGTTTTCTCGGTTACCTTACTGGAAGTTGATGCTTCTACCAGCAGAAAGTATGACATGTTATGACTGGTGCTTTGGTGGTGTTTCGGGCATGAAAGATGCTCTACTAGTCTGTGAGAAAAGTTGCTTCATTTGAATGCTAGGGGAAGTGCCCAACCAAAGACGAAAAAGGGTCACAGCAAGATATGGTTAGCGGGGACAAATATGCGTTTAGGATCAAATTTCTTGGGTGCTCAAAAACCCGACATGTACCTGTGATTGAAGTTGCTGAGAAAACCCAGAAGAGAAGTGGTAAATTTATCTTCTTTTCCTACTTGCAGAAGATTTCCCGTGCCTCCTTCTTCGTCCTTCTCTGTTTTCAGCATCAAAAGTGGCACAGGGAATGCCCATCGGGGATGGAAACTGGTATGAATTTGTATCAAGCATTGTTCAACTTAAAATAGACTGCTATGGCAAGAGAATCACCTGTTTTGTTCTGTCCCCAACACTATACTGTAAGCAGGAGCATTGtagaaatgcaatttttttttttaaatctatttCAGTGTTGTGCATCAGATCTGAATATCTTTCACTCTGCAgaagtttttcaaaattagagaatgtattttcatttatttcttcAATGGAATCTACCAATTGAACAGTCACCTGGGACAAAAAGGGTAAGCCTCGGTTGTTCGCAACATTAGTGGGCTACAAGCACAGCAAAAAGCATCATCCGCGGCGAAAGGACCCAAATCAGAGGGATCAGAGTCAGAGGCAAGTGAGGGACTCAGCAGTAGGGGCTTTTGCAGTATCAATGCCATGAATGTGAAGCGCCCAACGAGGAACAGATATAGCGCCACAGAAAATAACAAAGCAAGTTTTTCCAGTCGCCCGTTTCAAGCCATCCTTCCGTATCACTTCTTTGTTGGCTTTAACGAGGGCTAAATAGCGCCTAGTGATTCTGAGCCAGTCCGGATTTTCAACTTCTCCGGAAATTGGTACCGGGGCTTTATGATTTTGGAACAAACAGTCAGTTCAGCCTTTTCCATTCGAGCTTCGCTACTGACGTTTAGTCCCAGTTATGTATTTGTCCTAATATGTcctaatttttccaatttaactTTCCATTTCCCAATCTTTCTCTTCTGCATgtcctccatttttcttttccacccaccttccttttttctattcgtttcaaattttgaaccgATCGATATACCAATAATAAAGTCTTCATTCAATTGGTGGAATACATCGAATCAACCTGGGAGCATTAGCTGATCTGGTACATCAATACATGTTCCTAGGCCCATTCCAATCTTAGACTTTGCTAACGGATAATGAAACCTGTGGCTTCTATCTCCCGGATCGCTTTATAAAGTcgggtttttgttttgttacaCTAGACCTAGCTTGTCCcgtttttgtttatttacttcaagttctctccctcttcctcgaGGTCGTGTAATCCCAAGTAAAATTTCATTCATACTCGTCTACTCGGTAACATCCTAGCTCCATCCTTGCCATGTTTCTCTTAAATAGAGAAACAACAGTAAACATACAAGGAAATATGAATATAAAAGTTTATAAACTAAATTGAATACCGTTAGTGTTctaggagaaagaaagaaagaaaaaggaaaaaagttcaGTTACTAAAATTGCTTTGCCCTTGACAAAAaggtcaaaaaggaaaaaataaaagaaagttcaaaagaaaaaactccGGATATGGGATCCGACCATCACGAGTCCCGGGTCAAGTACCAGTTAATTTGGGTCAGTCTCACTTTTTTTgagggcactgaataatttttccttctaGGAGTGTGGAGGCAAATTAGGTGAGGCCTCACTGCATGGCACTGGTGGGGACCCATGCCTATGTAGAAGTTCTCGAGCCAGTGCATGGAGATCACCGCTGCCGCCACCGGCGGCCGATGACGGAATGTTGGCCAGAGCTACGGTGCCGCCTCCGAACTGCCGCGGGTCGATCAATTGGCGGTGCTGCATTGTCCATGAAGGTTGCACCATTGGGTCAAAGAGTGAAGACAGGTCATATGTGGCAGGCATAGAGGATCCTGACGGGAGGTCGGCGATGGAGAGGGGAGGCGGTATTAGAAGGGGCTGAGGTGGCAGCGGAggaggtggtggcggcggcggcgggatTGGAAGCTCTAGGGTGGCGAGATGGGCTTGTAAGTATGAAAGCTCTGCTTGTAAATTCACCACCTGGAATTAATTTCCAAATTAACAAGTTAAATAGAATTCTTTAGTGAGGCAAAAAACAAGTGAAATAAAATATATGTCACATTGATATGAGAGTAATTAATTTTAAGGCAAAAATTGAAGCtcaaacaagggaaaaaaaaaaactaaagattgcaatttttatttatttatagtaTTTGGACATTTGAATGATTCCTATCTGTTCAAAAAACGATTGAGAAGTAAAAGTCGACTAGCGAGATCGTATTAAATTTATctactagtatatatattacgttaaatttattttttttttaactgcaaaagagaattttattaatttttggaaataaattacaaagattaaaaatgcCCTAAGCATGAGGCATTGAAACGGAGCAAGAACAAACCCACGAAAAAAGGCACTCGCTCACTCCGGCCATCATATGCTGCCAggaacaaaaagggaaaaaaaataacaacctGACGATGCCccccaaaaaaacacaacacCCAAAAAGTAACcatgatattaaaaaaaaaaaaaaaaaaccctgaaagGAACACCTCTCCCGAGATGACTAAGGATCAATCATAATACTGAAAAGTTTGAACATCGGTCCTATCATCATCTTCGGCGTCCATAATCATGACGGTGTACTTTCACTCTCTTGTTTCTCCCCTCTCTTCGAATATTTTTCTCTTCTGATGATGTATAGGAGATGGGGCATTCAAAAGTCCCCATTCCCATAGAACATGCATGCATGTTATAATTAAAGTCCACTTAAAATACTAACTCCTCTTTACTATCATATCAGTATAATATTGGAGGCCCTAGATATCCCAGCAGGGTTCTCAACTGTCCTTCTCAtggaaaggttttttttttttataagcaaaaaaaatttattaatttttataaaggATCAAGGCACACCGGCAAGAAGCCATATGAGACCTAAGGGAATGCAAGGCGCCAACCAAACACTAAAAAGAACCCCCACAAAACCACACAGCTCAAAACAACCAGCcgaaacaccaaaaaaaatacaaagtatCGAAAGAAAAACACCCCAACCCGCCACAACTCGAAATTAAAAAAACCATAGAGAGAGATGCACCATCCTCACAATCATCAATCTCATGGAAAGTTATTCAAGTGGAGTATTATTTTTCCCACTAAGAAGCATTAGCTGGCGTAATTAGATAGCTAAGTATGAGCGGAGGCATTCAAATTTGACTGTGCTATCTTTCAGTCTTTTACGTATTGTTTTGTCAACTAGCTAGCTAGAGGTATTACACCTTTTTGTCACTATCTCATCAACTAATTACTCTATAATAACACCCATAATGAAAAATTACTGTTAAGGAATTACACTTTTTGTCATTACTCATCTTTCAGTCTTTTCTTTTAGTACTTCTTAATTAACTCTGACGAGCTCTACAACATCAATTTGTATAGCTGCTGGAGTTATAAAAATGGAATAAATAGGGGCTTGAGGAACACATGCATGTTCCCCAAGATTGTTTCCGGCCGAGACGATTTGATGAGTCACTATTGCTTCGAATTAGGACCTCAGTGGTGCAAATCATGAAGTTCGAACTAAGCCGATCTTTGCAGTGTTCGATCGAGCTCTTTTGCGGCTCTCGTCcttaattcttttaaaaaatatagtagcTACGTACGTACCTAGTTTTTAGCTAGCTACCTTGCTAATCTTACTCCAAATTAACTACTTTCCTCCTCATCTACCGAAAAGTTACTCTCCCGTTACAGCTTGTTTGGCAGCCTCCTTAGCACCCCGCATAACTCAATCCCGGATTAGGAGTCCAAGCCTCACTCTATCTCCAGGCTTTGGGAGAGGAAAAAACTTCCTCCATTTCTCCCGGATTTGGGCGACAGGGGTACCCCCATCGTTGGATATGCGGGTGATATGGGGAAGGTGAATGACTATCTTGCCCTTGAAATCTCTCTTCCATTCAAAGAGGAGGAGGTCCCAATGACGAGAACGGAGAGGACGCCTGATCTGATCGGAGTTGCGCACCTATTTCTCCTGGTGGATGCCGCCCCACGAGGTAGAGAAGTACTGGCTATCGGAGTCGACGAAGCTCTGTGTGTGTATTGACGTGATgatcggtggtggtggcggtagtGGCGGTGTCGGTGGCGGTGGTGTCGGTGGTTGGATGAATTAAGTTCTTGGGTCTTGGATATGGAGGTGAGAGAGTggggaagaaaaggaaaaaattgttcCATCGGTATGGTGGTCAACCACCCGGTAGACTGggttaaaaaaggaaaaaattgatttttgcattttctttaaAGATTTTTTTCCGAAAATAACAGTATTTTTcctaatataaataataatatggTTTAAACATTTATCTCATTTTATCCCACAATTAATAGTATATGTGTATTTATATGTAAGCTTTTTTGCTTACCACATAACTAGAGGCGATTAAGTCATTTGACACATTATCCCATCATATCCGCCTTtcaaatcttctttttcaaacaaTCATCTAAACACTGGATTACTAATCGACCCCTCTTAGGAGGTGGATCCACCCCTCTTACATATTTAccctcattacatatccaccttCAAATTCATCATCCTTCTATATCCACTCAAAatcaaatcctccatccaaacaggccgttACTACGTCGATCATTTTACCCTTTCCTACGTAATCACAGTTGGAGAAACCCCAAACCATATAGAATCACGACCATTATTTCGAGGAACGCATGCTTCCTCCAttctcattctttctttttttatccgcaaaaaaaaaaaaaatattcattcatcacaaggataaaaaaaaaatcccatctgaaaaaatattttttaaaaactcactCGAGCATTACCGGCCCATTGGTTATGCTACTAACCACTAATATAACATCCAAAATAAGTAACTTTTATGTACTCAAAGTGCAAATCCCCGTAGAGAATTACGTATATGCGTAAGCCAACCGGCATAGTGAGCTAGCCGTTCTAGTATTAGCTAGCTAGCTGATCACTATACTCTCAAAGGTCGGGTGACCAAATTCCCTTTCTTAATAAAAACTCCAGAGGGCTAAAAGGCCTATGTATGAAAGCCGACCAGCTCCTTAATAGCAGCAAACCTCTGAATGAGTTTGCACAAAATGTGGGTCGACAGTACTGCGCGCATCATCTCCCCTATTTTTTGTACTAAAACCCCGACCCCATTTTTAACCAAAATGTATCAATCAATTAATCTTCTTGATTTCAGCAAAATGTAAGCCTGTCCCCCCCACCCATTGTACCACACCTGTGGTCCACACTTTTTTCGTGTGCTTTCTTGCTGTGGCACTTAATCACTCTATTAATTTTCCTTAATTAAAGATTTCAATTTGATTAATTTATCCTAATTGACCGGGGTTTTTGGCTCTCATACGTACGAGTGGTCATTGGGTAGAAATTCTTAGGGGCGGATTAGTGCCAATATTTTACCACCTTGAAAGTTTGAAACTACCAGCTTCATGTTTAGTTCCAGTAATTAATTACTACAGTACTATATGTCGAACGAATCTATATTCTTCCGAGATTAAATGAAACAAAGGGCCAACCTAGCTAGTACTTTAAATATAATGTGTATATTTATGTAGGAATGGCAAAGGAATGGGGCGGGCAGGTTTTGCCATACTCCGACCCGAAAATTTAGCCCCACTCTGAACTCTGATCGGGTAATTTATGGGTACCCTGTCCTGctcctattttttttcattgaaaaatatgttCTAGACTCTAAAATAAGTGAGTACAAAAAATAGaagttcacaaaaaaattagtacAATTTAACCAAAATCTACTATCTAAAtgcaaaatggaagaaatagttaatattttatgtggtatttTAGTTGTAagggtaaaaataaaagaataaaaatagatttttacaCATAAAACAATTTTGGGGCGTGTACAAGGAATGGGGTAACGTCTACCCGAACCCGACTGGCTAGGTTTCTTCAATTCTCCCCCAATCCCGACCCAATACCCAAAAAATTCATCTGGAACCCGTCCTGATCGGACAGATTGAATTGCCATCTCTATATGTACGTTAGGAATAGGACCGTGTATTGGTCCATACGTAAACGATATCACTTGATACATAAGCAGATAAAGGTATCACAAACTATAATTCAAATTAAAACGATTGGTTCATGTGTAGACTAAAATGTTAGTCATCGGTCGATAAACAAATCTTGCTCCAAATACATTGTGAGCTAATTAAAAGAGGCCGGAGCTCTTTCATATAGACAATTTAAGGAGCACATGACCAGTTGAGTCTAAAATTAAACCCAAAATGCGTTTATTAAAGTTAAATGAAATGATGTTTTGTAGTTTTGTTTAATAGTATTGCTTATATATACTATCATCTCTGCATGTACgtagtttctctctcttaccGCTAAAAGCAGATCTTCCATTTTCTTGTGGAGATTAGATTACGGTAATCTGATAGACGTGATTTTGCCAAATTACAACTTCtgttttgtccacattttcaCACAAAAGGCATTGTAGGTTATTATGTACATccaaaaatgctaggggtacatatgaaatgtacatattatgtacatatcagttttgtggggcccacctcaggtctcacaaagatgattcaaaccgcccattatttttcaaacatttttttatggagccctgtaaaaaatcagcacaacccgatatcggtaaggattttttcttaatttgtggaggcgaaactacttaactgcttagtttcgcccctacaaattcagaaaaaatccttaccgatatcgggttaagttgattttttacagggctccataaaaagatgttttaaaaataatgagcggttcggatcatttttgtgggacccgaattgggccccacaaaatctatatgtacattgtatGTACATATTATATGTACCAATAGCAGCACTCATGTACATCACACCCGGAACAATTCAGGAAAGAGAAAACAGGAAATTGTTCATGACAATAAATTAACGGTCCAGAATTTAAATCTGGACCATCATATCCATTCATTTTTCTGAAGGGTTTCATGGTCCGGTTGTTCcaatttttatcttttctttatGTACATTGATAGTATAAATTACGTACATGCATGTGTACACGTACGTATCTATCTTTAATGAGTCACTTGGCAAGGAATAAGATCGATTTTAGTTCTTTTTGCTTGTAGTAGTAAATGAGATTACGATAATCTGATGGCCTGATTTGTCGATTGCccactgtttttgttttgtccctTTTCACACACAAATACAAAGTGggttatacaattttttttattattataattgGATGTTTGGGCCAGCATGCGTCGCATATCGATTGATTTTAGGACTTTGAAGTTAACGATCGGACAAATTTCCAATCAACCCACTGTTCGAATGATTGGCTTCCTTGGGTTTCGAACATGAAATCTCATGGAAGATGAACGCTTATTAGTTTTCTCATTCCTACTTGGACAAACCTATTGAGGTTGCTATAAACAAATTTTAACGGTgaaaaagagaattttattaatcaagcGTAAAGATTATaagagattaaaaggacaagagTACAAAGTTGGATCACAACGAGAGGATAACTTTCCAACGAAGTTGGCACTCTACCACGCGACAATCATATATCACTCAAGCCCGAGGAGctaacattattattattattttttatcggcaacaataattttataaaaactcgaTAAAAGGTATATCGAGAAGCTAGCATTGTTGGCAAACAATCAACCGAACAAcctaaaaagaaacaaaccaaaataCATGGCACATGTATGCGTATGCGTAGATACATGCATGTGTGCATATGGGTGTCTCTCAAAGATGGAGTCAGTTGGAAGAGTTTTGTTATTGTTAGACAAAGGAATTAATTAAACAGATTATGGTATGAAGGTCAATAGAAAGTACAGTATCAAATTAAGGGAAATCCcatgtcaaaaataaaaaatttaagggAAATCATTGTAAAAGAAgggaaatttatttatttattttttgtcaaaaaatgaaggaaaattaTCAAGATCTTCGATTCTTCATAGATCATAGTTAAGGGGGGGAAAGAAAATCAACAATCGGTTGAGGAAAATTggagtttttgaaaattaagcACAATAGCAAAACTGAAAcccacctctcttttttttctttctaatctGCATGATCAAACCCACTTTTGGAGCGAACAACAAATtaaacaagcaaaacaaaataaacagcTCCGATCACACTAGCCAATCGGCCGGGTACACAGCCCATAGTAAGTAAACAGTAGGCACAACAAGAATCGCAACTCCACTTAAATTTATGTAGAGAATCAAGTATAGAAAAAACGTGTTTTAAAAACCACGAGCCTAAGTAGTTTAATtacttgaaaaataatcatttcATTAATTTCCCAACAATAGCCGAGATCGTGAAATAAACAGAATCTAATACTTCTTGGTCATGAGGATCGATCTAAAATTTGCTATTCAAGAATTCTTGTTTAGGCAGTTCATACCATCCAAATTTCTACCAAAAATTGGCTTATAATAACTAGATGATATTTGATCTaaaaaaaacgagagagagagagagagagagagaatacgagagagagagagagagagagagagagagagagaatacggCGGTAAATTTTGGTGTACCTGTTGCTGGAGTGCAAAGATGTGGGCAACACAACCGTAGACGGGGTCCCTCAGCCTTGCCTGAGCCTCGTAACAGATCGTAACCACCGCGTCGAGCCGCTTATGTACCGGTATATGAAGCAGCAATTTGGACACGTTACTTGCTCCGAACACCTTGTGCACCGCCGCAAAATGAGCCGCCCCTTGCTCCGAGTCAAAGTACGGCGCAAATATACACCCCGCCACGCACTTCCTCCTTAAAAACTTACAAGCCCCACATGGCCCGCCACCGCCACTCGCGCCCCCGCCGCCGCCGGACCCGCCGGAGCTGGTGGTGCTCGGGGTTGCGTTCATCTTTGTTTGGGAATTACGGTTGGTGTTGGATTAGCGAACTTTTCATCACATGACTACGGCTTGGCTGGGGAGTAGAGAGTtcttgaagagaggagagagagtgggggggagggggaggagagagaagggagaggaaGGGAAGGGAGTTTTTAGGGTTTGGTGGGGTGgttgttttggtgttttgtgattttttggGGGAGTTTTTAAAAACCAGTATAGTGgtggaaatgaaaaaaagagtCTTTAAAGCCACGCGATGAAGCAAACCTTCCCCTTCAGTTTAGCTGCTTGCGTGAAGCAAGCATGCGATAAGCCAACTGCTGGCtttatttatctctctctctctctctctccccccctctctctctctcatccttcATCTCGTGTATTTCAAACGGATTTGGGTACACCTCTGTAAATATCCGGAGGACCGATTTTATCATCTATTAGCGGGGGACTCTTAATTAAAATCAGAGTAAAATTTTAAACATCTCTAGCGACCCTATAAAACGCTCATTAGTATAAATAGCTAAAATTTTAGCTAGTG
This genomic window contains:
- the LOC131332295 gene encoding LOB domain-containing protein 18-like; translation: MNATPSTTSSGGSGGGGGASGGGGPCGACKFLRRKCVAGCIFAPYFDSEQGAAHFAAVHKVFGASNVSKLLLHIPVHKRLDAVVTICYEAQARLRDPVYGCVAHIFALQQQVVNLQAELSYLQAHLATLELPIPPPPPPPPPLPPQPLLIPPPLSIADLPSGSSMPATYDLSSLFDPMVQPSWTMQHRQLIDPRQFGGGTVALANIPSSAAGGGSGDLHALARELLHRHGSPPVPCSEASPNLPPHS